Within Sphingobium sp. SCG-1, the genomic segment CGAGCCCGCAGCCCTCACCCTGATCGCGCAGGCCGCCGAAGGCTCCGCCCGCGATGGCCTTTCGATCCTCGATCAGGCGATCGCCCATGCCGATATTTCCGAAGGTGGCTTGCTCGTCACAGCGGCGCAGGTGCGTGATATGCTCGGCCTATCGGATCGCGGTTCCGTCCGTCGGCTGCTCGGCCTAGTGCTGGAAGGGCAGGCCGCACCCATGCTGGCGGCCGTGCGGGAACAGCATGACTTGGGCGTCGAACCGCTGGCCCTGATGCGCGGGCTGCTGGAACTGGTGCACGCGATCACTGTGGCGAAAGCGGGACGCGGCGCAGATGACCCCGCCCAATCCGCCGAAGAACGCGAAGCGCTCGCCGATTGGGCATCCGCGCTCAGCTTCTCGTCGCTCCATCGCCTGTGGCAACTTCTGTTGAAGGGGCATGACGAAGTCGCCACTGCGATTCTGCCCGTCGAAGCCTGCGAAATGGCGTTGCTCCGGGCGGTGCATGCGGCGACGCTGCCTGACCCCAGTGACCTCGCGCGGCTGCTGCAAGGCGGTGTCCCGGCATCCACGGCTCCGGCACTCCCCAATGGCGCGTCGCCATCGACAGCCGCGACATCTTCCAAACCCATGCCGCAAAGTTTCGCAGCCATAGTCGACCTGCTGCGCGCGGATCGCAGTTCCGGCAGCGCCAGCATGGCGGTGACGCTTCATGACGAAGTCGGCCTGGTCCGTTTCGCCCCGCCGGAACTCGTCATCCGCCCCAAGCGTGCGCAGGACGCGGGCTTCGTTCAGGAACTCTCAAAGCGCTTGAGCGATATAACCGGGCAACCCTGGCAGGTCATGGTCGGGGACGGGCCGGTAGAACCAACCTTGTGGGAACAGGAAAAAGCCGCGGAAGATGCAGCGCGGCAGGCAATATTATCGACACCCATCGTCAGCGCGGCGATGGCAGCTTTTCCGGAAGCTGAGTTGTTGGAACCCGATGACAATCCATGGAGTGCACACGCATGAAGGACTTGAACGAAATTCTGGGCATGGCCAGCCGGGTCCAGGAGGAACTGGCCAAGGCACAGGAAACCCTCGACCATATCGAAGTCGAAGGCGTGTCGGGCGGCGGCGTAGTCAAGGTCCGCGCGACCGCGAAGGGCCGCATCGTCGGCGTGAACATCGATGAAAGCCTGCTCGCGCCTTCCGAAAAGCAGATGTTGGAAGATTTGATTGCGGCCGCCCTCAATGACGCCCGCAAAAAAGCCGATGAGGCCAGCAGCGTGGAAATGGGAAAGCTTACCAGTGGCTTACCGCTTCCGCCTGGCTTCAAGCTTCCTTTTTAAGGCTATGTTCAGGCGTCAACTTCATGATGGGGATCGCCGATTGAACGGCGGGGAATGAGCGCCCATATAGCTTGGGAAGGCGCCTGAACGCGCGCCACGGAGAATAGATGACTACGACCTATCCCCTGCTGCCCCTTCGCGACATCGTCGTGTTTCCGCAGATGATCGTTCCCCTTTTCGTAGGCCGCGACAAGAGCGTCGTTGCCCTCGAAAAGGCGATGGAATCGAACAAGGAAATCTTCCTCGTCTCGCAGCTTGATCCTGCCGAGGACGATCCCGACCGCGATGCGCTTTATGATACCGGCGTCATCGCAACAGTGCTTCAATTGCTGAAGCTGCCTGACGGCACGGTTCGCGTGCTGGTCGAAGGGAAGCAGCGCGCGCAGTTGCAGGAGCTGGAGACGCTTGCCGATCATCTCGCCGCAACGGTGGCGCCGATCGAGGATGTTGTTGCCGACTCGCCCGAGGCCGCCGCGCTGATGCGCTCGGTGGCCGAGCAGTTCGAGAACTATGCGAAGCTCAACAAGAAGCTGCCAGCCGAAACGCCCGTGCAGCTTCGCGAGATCGAAGATGCCAGCCGTCTGGCTGACGCCGTCTCGGCGAACATCAACCTGAAGGTTTCCGACAAGCAGGCGCTGCTCGTGGAGGCCGATCCCGTCAAGCGGCTCGAAATGGTGTTCGCCTTCATGGAGGGCGAACTTGGCGTACTCCAGGTCGAGAAGAAGATCCGCGGCCGCGTGAAGCGTCAGATGGAGAAGACCCAGCGCGAATATTACCTCAACGAGCAGTTGAAGGCGATTCAGCGTGAATTGGGCAATGGCGAAGGCGAAGATGCCGACGAGTTGGCCGAGCTGACGCAGAAGATCGCGAAGGCGAAGCTCAGCAAGGAAGCACGCGCCAAGGCGACGGCGGAGCTGAAGAAGCTCAAGACCATGCAGCCGATGTCGGCGGAAGCCACCGTCGTGCGCAATTACCTCGACGTGCTGCTTGGCCTCCCTTGGGGCAAGCGGTCGAAGGTCAAGAATGACCTTCGTCAGGCGCAGGAAATCCTCGACGCCGACCATTTTGCGCTGGAAAAGGTCAAGGACCGGATCGTCGAATATCTCGCTGTGCAGGCGCGCACCAACAAGCTGAAGGGGCCGATCCTGTGCCTCGTCGGCCCTCCGGGCGTGGGCAAGACTTCGCTTGGCCGTTCGATCGCCAAGGCGACGGGGCGCGAGTTTATTCGCCAGTCGCTGGGCGGCGTGCGGGACGAGGCGGAAATCCGTGGCCATCGCCGTACCTATATCGGCTCGCTGCCGGGCAAGATCGTAACGAACCTCAAAAAGGCCGGAACGATGAACCCGCTGTTCCTTCTCGATGAGATCGACAAGCTCGGCCAGGATTTCCGTGGCGATCCCGCTTCGGCATTGCTCGAAGTGCTGGACCCGGAACAGAACGGCAAATTCCAGGATCACTATCTGGAAATCGATGTCGACTTGTCTGAGATCATGTTCGTCACCACCGCGAATAGCCTCAACCTGCCTCAGGCGCTCCTTGACCGGATGGAGATCATTCGGCTTGAGGGCTATACCGAGGATGAAAAGGTCGAGATTGCCCAGCGCCATCTGGTCGCCAAGCAAGTCGAAGCCCACGGGTTGAAGGACGGCGAATTCGAAGTCACCGAAGCCGCAGTTCGCGACCTGATCCGCTACTATACGCGTGAGGCAGGCGTCCGCACGCTGGAACGTGAAATCGCACGCTTGGCGCGTAAGGCGCTGCGCAAGATTCTCGAGGGTGAATATAGCCAGGTGGTGATCACGCCGGAGAACCTTGCCGATTATGCAGGTGTGCGGAAATTCCGCCATGGCGTAAGCGAGGAAGAGAACCAGATCGGGGCCGTCACCGGCCTGGCATGGACAGAGGTCGGCGGCGAATTGTTGACCATCGAATCTGTGACCGTTCCCGGCAAGGGCGCGATTCGGACCACGGGTAAGCTTGGCGACGTAATGACCGAGTCCATTCAGGCGGCCTTCTCCTATGTGAAGGCTCGCTCGCCGGGCTATGGCATCAAGCCCAGCATCTTCACGCGCAAGGACATTCACATCCACTTGCCCGAAGGCGCGGTCCCCAAGGACGGGCCATCGGCGGGCGTGGGTATGGTGACGTCGATCGTCAGCACCTTGACCGGCATTGCCGTGCACAAGGACGTGGCCATGACGGGTGAAGTCACTCTCCGTGGTCGTGTGCTGCCCATCGGCGGCTTGAAGGAAAAGCTACTTGCGGCCCTGCGCGGTGGCATCAAAACGGTTTTGATCCCGGCCGAGAATGAGAAAGACCTGGCGGAGATTCCAGCAAACATTCGAGAGGGCCTTGAGATAATTCCGGTGAGCCATGTCGACGAGGTGCTCGCACGGGCGCTTATTGCCCCGCTGGAGGCTATCAACTGGACGGAAGAAGACGATCTCGCCGCCCAGCCGGCGCATCCGATCGGCGGGGAGGGTGAAGTAGCGGTTCGGCACTGACAGCGCATCCGGTCCCGAACACTCAATATATCAACTTCCTAAGTTGGCGTGAGGCGCAGGTCTCGTCGTTTTCTCTTTGACAGCGGCGAGGTCCTGCGCCTTAATCGCGTCATATTGCCCGCGATTCCCAATTGATCGATGCAAACTAGGGGGGTTCCATACCATGAATAAACAGGATCTAATCAGTGCCGTCGCCGATACCAGCGGCCTGAGCAGAAGCGATACCGTAAAAGCCGTCGAGGGAGTTTTTGAGGCAATCACCGGCGCCCTGAAGAGGGGTGATGAAGTTCGCCTGGTAGGGTTCGGCACATTTTCGGTCTCCAATCGCAAGGCTTCGACAGGACGTAATCCGCGCACGGGTGAAACGATGTCCATCAAAGCATCCACGCAACCTAAATTTCGAGCTGGTAAGGGCCTGAAGGACGCCGTTAACTAACGAGCAGGAATTCAGCCGTGCAATGTTATTCGCCACGGGAATAAGAAGGCGGGCTTCAAGGCCAAACGAACTAGTGCGTAAGCAAAGCTGTTATAAGCGCAGACTAGCGCCTTTATTTTTTGCTACTTTGCTTTGATATTTGCGGATTAATAAAAAGGTTGCTTGACGGTGAGGGGCGCTACGCCCTATGGGCCGTCTTCCCCGCAGTAAGCGGGTGTGGCGATCGTAGCTCAGTTGGTTAGAGCGCCGGTTTGTGGTACCGGAGGTCGTGGGTTCAAGACCCATCGGTCGCCCCATTTCGTTCGCGGCGAAGCGCACCTCCATCAATGGTTTTCCTATAGCTTTTTGCCCTCTGGCGATTTATTGCGCGATCTAGTAATTTTGTTACGAGGATCAAAATGGGCGCGGCTTGGGATCTACCAGACTTCGATGACCACGAGGGTGTCCACCTATTTCGTGACAAAGCTAGCGGCCTGACAGCGGTCATTGCGATCCATTCGACTGCGCTTGGACCAGGTGCTGGAGGCACCCGTTTTTGGCATTATCAGCACCGTACGGAAGCGATCACTGACGCTCTGCGATTGTCGCGAGGTATGAGCTACAAGAACGCTATGGCGGGCTTGCCGATGGGTGGCGCAAAGGGCGTCATTCTGGCCGATGCAGCCAAGACCAAGACTCCAGCAATGCTGGAGGCGTTCGGGCGCGCCGTGGACTCGCTGGGTGGTCGTTATGTGACGGCAGAAGACGTTGGCATTTCCGAGGTGGATATGACGGCAATTGCTCGTGGCACCAAGCATGTGTCTGGCCTTCCGGTGGGTGACGGACATGCAGGCGGCGATCCGGGGCCCTTTACCGCTTATGGCATCTATTTGGGTGTAAAGGCGGCTGTCCAACAAGGCTTGGGCAAGAGCGATATGAAGGGCATTCATGTCGCCATTCAGGGCGTGGGTAGCGTCGGCGGCGGTCTTGCCCATTACCTTGCCAGGGACGGAGCACGGCTTACGCTGGCGGACGTGAATCAGGATCGGGCCAGAGCGCTTGCGAACGAACTTGGCGGGGAGGCCGTGGAGGCTGACGCTATCATCGGCGTCAGAGCGGACGTATTTAGCCCCAACGCGCTCGGCGCCATTCTCAACGAGTACAGCATTCCCTTACTCAAGGCGGGCATCGTTGCGGGCGGCGCAAACAACCAACTCGCAACCCCGGCTGACGCTGAACGGCTGCATGGGCGCGGCATTCTATATGCGCCCGATTACGTCATCAATGCGGGCGGGATCATCAACGTCGCGCTGGAATATCTGGGGCAGGGCGACCGCGATGAAGTCAATGGTCGTATTGAACAAATTCCCGATCGTCTGCGTGCCATCTGGGCTGACAGTGCCGCCTCCAACCGGCCCGCAGCAGATGTTGCAGACGCCATGGCGCAAAAGCTGATCGGTCGCGCCTGACATGATGTCGGGCGCTTAAGCCTGCGGATCGACGCCGCTATTTATGGGAAAGCGGAAACCGCACGCGCTTTACGTTCGCGATTTCTCCGCTTTCCGCAAAGGCGCGAGGCGGTAAGTGAGCGTTGATGATGACCAGCGCCGGTCCCAATCGACAGGGGCGCTATTCCGGTCAGCCTAATTATACCGGCGCAGAAGACCCGCAAGTTTGCCCTGAACGCGAACTTGCCGCGCGTCGTAGATTTGCGGCTCATAAGCGCTGTTGGCGGGATCAAGACGAACACGCGGGCCGTCTTTACGGAAATATTTGAGAGTAGCTTCCGCGTCGTCAATTAACGCAACCACGATCTGCCCATCTCTCGCCACTTCAGTGCGCTGAATCAGCGCGAAGTCGCCGTCCAAAATGCCTGCTTCCACCATGGAGTCGCCGGAAACCTCAAGCGCGTAATGTTCACCGGAACCCAACAATGCGGCGGGCACGGAAAGCATGTTCTGACCTTCCATCGCCTCAATCGGTACGCCTGCCGCAATGCGCCCATGCAACGGAATTTCGATGACATCATTCGCTGCAATCGGAACCGAAGGCATGATCGCCCTCGCAGGCGTCTTTAGCGGAGATGCCAATGGAACAACCGCTGCAGCCCTCCGCAATTTATCGAGCCCCTCGGGAAGCTTTAAAACCTCCAAGGCGCGGGCACGATTAGGCAATCGCCTGATGAATCCGCGTTCTTCGAGCGCATTAATCAGCCGGTGAATTCCGGATTTAGATCGAAGGTCGAGTGCGTCCTTCATCTCCTCAAACGAAGGCGAGACGCCGCCTTCATCCAGGCGATTATGAATGAACGTGAGCAATTCCTGCTGCTTGGAAGTAAGCATCGTGACCTCATCCTGTAGAACGGATGAAGAACGTATAGGAAACACATTAGGTCAGGTCAAGCAGGTATGTGGGACTGCCTAAAGCGGAATGATGCTCACCGTCTCTCCAGGCATTGCGGCCGGTGAATGAGCCTTCCTGACGATCAGGCAATCGGCCTGCGCCAGAGCTTTTGTGGCGGCGCTGTCCTGCGCTGTCAGTGCGACGGCACCTTCTCGCGTAAGGCGAGCACGGAGATACTCGTCGCGATCGCCCGCAGACCCGAGTGGATTGGCCAGCGGCGCAGAACTGATGAATGGCAAAACTTGCGGATTTCCGAGCAAGTGGCGAATTAATGGTAGCACGAATAATGTTGCCGTCACATAGGCGGAAACCGGGTTTCCCGGTAGCCCCAAGAAAGCAGTTTCGCCTAACTTGCCTGCGATCAGAGGTTTCCCCGGCCGCATCCGGATTTTCCAGAAATCCAGCGTCCCACCCGCAGCCTCGAACGCCGGGCGAACAAGATCGTGGTCGCCGACCGAGGCTCCGCCGGTGGAGACGATCACGTCGGCATGTCGCGCACGATCAAACGCGGCGGTCATGGCGTCCAGATTATCAGCAACAATCCCGAGGTCTTCCACATCGCACGCGAGGGTTTGAAGCAGAGCCGACAACATGACGGTGTTCGATGACGGGATTTTACCAAGAGGGATTGGCGCGCCCGGAGCAACAAGTTCATTGCCGGTTGCAATGATCGAGACGCGCGGCTTGCGACGGACGGGAAGTGCTCCATGGCCGCCAAGCGCCGCCAGGCCAAGCTGGGCCGGCCCCAGCAAGCTTTTGGGTGAAAGCAACATATCGCCTTCGGTAAAATCGGAACCTCTGCGACGGACGTGAAGCCCAGGCAACAGGGGATCGCCAGCGGATTGCGACACGTAATCCTCAACCCGCGTTGCGTTTTCCTGTATCAGAATGCTGTCCGCGCCGGGGGGAACTGGTGCTCCGGTAAAGATGCGCGCGGCCTCTCCGGACACAAGCGGTGGCGGCAGTGGGCCTCCTGCAGCGCTCTCCTGTGTCACGCGCCATGGCCCGGCACCCGCGGCAACGGCATAGCCATCCATGGCGGACAAGTCGGCGAATGGCTGATCTCGGAGGGCCATCACATTGGCGGTCGTCCAACGTCCCACGCAATCGGCAAGCGGCGTCTGTTCTGTCGGCAGCATCTCTGTAAGTGCGAGAAGACGCGCTTGCGCTTCTTCGACCGGCAGCAGGCTCATTTCTTTATTTTAACCTTTGGCACAGGCCAGTCACCTGACTTGCCGCCTGTCTTAGATTGCAGGGATATGCCGCCAATCACCATGCCCTTGTCGAGCGCTTTGGCCATGTCATAGATGGTGAGCAGGGCCACCGACGCTGCCGTCAGCGCCTCCATCTCAACCCCAGTCTGCGCGGCGGTGCGCGCCGTGGCGGTCACGTCGACGCCGGTCGCGTCCAGCTTGAAGTCGATTGCGACGGCGCTCAGGGGCAGCGGGTGACAGAGCGGTATCAAATCCGATGTTTTCTTGGCCGCCATGATCCCGGCTACGCGCGCGACAGCCAAGACATCGCCTTTCTTGACAAGACCTTGAGCGACGGCATCGGCGGCTTCGGCGCTCATATCGATCCGGCCAGTGGCGACGGCTTCGCGCACCGTGACGGATTTCGCGGCGACATCGACCATGCGCGCTGCGCCATCCTCGTCCAGATGCGTAAGTCCGGTCATGCGTCGAGCAGCGCCCGTGTCGCCGCTTCGACGTCCGCCTGCCGCATCAGCGCTTCACCAATGAGGAAACAGCGGACCCCACGTTCTGCCATTGCATCAAGGTCGGCGCGTGTCGTGAGGCCGCTTTCCGCAACGAAGGTGCAGTCTGACGGGGCGCGGTCCACCAACTCGTAGGTCCGTGCGAAATCCACCGAGAAATCCCGCAGGTCGCGATTGTTGACTCCGATCAGCCGCGACTTCAGTTTCATCGCGCGCTCCAATTCCTGGGCGTCATGGACTTCGACGAGAGCATCCATCCCAAGCAAAAGAGCTGCGTCTTCGATCTCGGCCATCTGCGCGTCGTCCAGCGCGGCCACGATAATCAGGATTGCGTCCGCACCGATGGAGCGGCTTTCCAGCACCTGCCATGGGTCCACTATGAAATCCTTGCGTAGGACGGGCAAGGCACAGGCGGATCGCGCGGCCATGAGATAATCTTCATGCCCAGAAAAATAGGGCGCGTCGGTCAGTACGGAGAGGCAAGCCGCCCCGCCTGCTTCATAGGCAACGGCATGAGACGCGGGATCGAAGTCGGCGCGGATCAACCCCTTCGATGGACTGGCCTTTTTGACCTCCGCAATCAGGCCGTATCCGCGAGACTCGGCGGCATCGAGCGCGGCGCGAAACCCGCGCGGCGCACTCTGTTCGGCAGCGCGCGCATCCAGTGCGGCGATAGTCGTGGAAGCGCGTCGGGCGGCGACTTCCTCCCGCTTCGTGGCGCAGATTTCCGTGAGCTTGTTCGTCATGAGTAAGCAATCCAGCAGTTCAGCAGGGCGTTGGCTAACCCTTTGTCAATGGCTTCGGCGGCTTCTTCCGCCCCGGTGCGCAAATCCGTGACCGCGCCTGCCACCATAAGCGCAGCGGCAGCGTTGAACAACACGGCGTCGCGGTATGCACCGGGCGCTCCCGTCAGCAGAGCGCGCAAGGCAGCGGCGTTATGCTGGGCGTCGCCACCGCGAAGGGCCTCTATGGGGTGGTTCGGCAACCCTGCATCGGCATGAGACCATCGGCACATTGCGATGACCTCTCCGGCCTTTACGTCCGCGACATCATTGCCGCCCGCCACGGAAAGTTCATCGAGTCCCTCGTCGCCGGACACGACAAGGGCCCGTTCCGATCCCAGCGTCGCGAGTGCTTCGGCATAAATCGGGACATAGGCGGGGCGCGCGATGCCGATCAACTGGCGGCTGACACCGGCAGGATTGGCGAGTGGTCCCATCAGATTGAAGATCGTGCGGCGGTTGAGCGCCTTTCGAATTGGCCCCAGACGCTTGAGGGCAGGATGGTGATTTTGGGCGAAGAGAAAGCAGATGCCGATATCGCTAAGGGAGCGCTCTGCAATATCTGCGGCGCGCGTAAGGTCCAGTCCCAATGCCTCAAGCGTGTCCGCTGCGCCCGATCTGGAGGATGCGGCGCGATTGCCATGCTTGGCGACCGGAACATCGCACGCCGCAACTACCAGCGCCACGGCTGTCGAGACGTTAAGCGTGTGATGCCCATCGCCGCCCGTGCCGCACACGTCGATCGCACCTGCAGGAGCAGAAACGGGGATCATGCGATCTCGCATCGCCCGAGCGGCAGCGGCGATCTCGATCGCTGTTTCGCCGCGGTCACTCATCACGATCAAGAAATCAGCGATGTCTGCGTCCGACGGTCCGCCATCGAGCAGACGGGCGAATGCTCCAGCGGCAGTCGCGGCATCTAGTGGGAGGGAAGGGTCGGGGAGCATGGACATCGTCGCTCCCTTAGACGCAGCATCGAAATGCTGTCGAGCGAAACCGCTCAGGTGCGTTCTTTCACCTTCATGCCTGCTGCGGTCATGAAGTTGGCTAGCATGGCGTGACCATGCTCCGTTGCGATGCTTTCCGGATGGAATTGGACGCTGTGGATCGGCAGATCGTGGTGCCGAAACCCCATCACTGAGCCATCGTCGCTGGTGGCGTTGACGACCAGAGCCTTGGGTATGTCCTCGACGATCAGCGAGTGATAGCGCGTCGCCGTGAACGGCGAGGGCAAGCCCAGGAACAACCCCGTGCCGTCATGCGTGATCGGAGACGTCTTGCCGTGCATGAGGCCACCGCGCACCACGCGGCCGCCAAAATATTGCCCGATGGATTGATGACCAAGGCACACCCCCAGCAGCGGCTTGCCCGCATCCGCGCATGCACCGACGATGTCGAGGCTGATCCCCGCTTCGTTCGGCGTGCATGGGCCAGGCGAGAGCAGGAACGCCTCGGCGCCGGAGGACATTGCCTGGCCGGCGGACATGGCATCGTTACGGACGACTTCGACTTCCGCGCCAAGTTCCATCAGATAGTGGACGAGGTTCCAGGTGAAGCTGTCGTAATTGTCGATGACGAGGATCATGGTGCCGTCATTGCCCGAAATCGGCGTTTCGCGCAATCGCGACAGCCTCGCGGGCGGCAGCGAGCAGCGCGCCGCTCTTCGCCTCGCATTCGCGCTGCTCGTAGGCTGGATCGCTGTCGGCGACGATGCCCGCCCCCGCCTGGACGTGCATCACGCCGTCCTTCAGCACCGCAGTCCGCAATACAATGCAGCTATCCATATTGCCGTTCGGGCTGAAGTAACCGACGCCGCCTGCATAAGCACCGCGCGATTCAGGCTCAAGTTCAGCGATAATTTCGCAGGCGCGTACCTTTGGCGCGCCACTAACTGTGCCAGCCGGAAACCCTGCGAACAGGGCATCTAGCGCATCCTTGCTGCTGTCGATCTGCCCGACGACATTGGAGACGACATGCATGACGTGACTGTAGAATTCCACGCCATAGCTGTCGGTCACAGTGACGGTTCCCGCCCGCGCGACGCGACCAACGTCGTTACGGCCAAGGTCAAGCAACATCAGGTGTTCGGCGCGTTCTTTGGGGTCGGCTAGGAGGCTCTCGCGATTGGCGGCGTCTTCGGTTGCGGTTCTGCCGCGCGGGCGGGTGCCAGCAATCGGACGGATCGTGACTTCGCCGTCCCGCGCGCGCACAAGAATTTCCGGGCTGGAGCCAATAAGTGCAAAGCCCGGAAGATCGAGATAATATAGGAATGGCGACGGATTGATCCGGCGTAGCGCGCGATACAGCGCGATTGGCGGCAAGGTAAAGGGGCTGGTGAAGCGCTGCGCCAATACGACCTGAAAAATATCACCCGCGACGATGTAGTCTTTCGCCTTCAGCACCATTTCTTCATAGCGGCCCTGCGGCAGCACGGGCGTGACGGCGACATCGGATAGATCGATGGCGGGTGCGGCTTTCGGGATCGGGCCGGCGATGCGCGCAGAGGCGGCGTCAATGCGTTCGTGGGCGGCGGCAATTGCCTTGTCCGGGTCGGTAAAGCTACCGTTCCATACAGGCGCAACTAGAAACAATGCGTCGGCCAGCCGATCAAAGACAAGGATTAGCGTAGGCCGCACGAACAGGATGTCTGGCACATCGATTGGATTGGCTGTCGGTCGTCGGAGCTTCTCGACCAAACCTATCGTCTCATAGCCGAAATAGCCGACAAGACATGCCAGAGCGGAGGGTAGAGCCGCATCCATATCAGCTTTGCATTCTTCCACCAGTGCACGGAGCGACGCCAATGTGCCAAGATCTGTCGGCGCGAACGCCTCTCGGTCCGTCTGCCATTGGCGGTTGATTTCCGCTCGATTGCCCATGGCGCGAAAGACAAGATCTGGCGCAAGCCCAATCAGACTGTGTCGTCCGCGTACTGCGCCGCCCTCGACGGACTCGAGCAGGAAATCGCCCCGGTCCGGTTCGAACAGCTTCAGTGCGGCAGAAATCGGTGTGTCAGTATCCGCAATCTGCCGCTGCCACACGAGTGCGGAGCGCCCTTCGCTCAACGCCTGCTTCGCCGCCCTGTCGCCCTCTGACTCGAAACTCATGGGGATCAGGGTGTTGCGCCGTTAGCAGCACGCAGCGCCTGCTTGACCTTGGCAATGGCGGCGGCATCGCGCTTTACGCTTAGTTCCTTCTCCATCGAGCGTTCGAACTGATCGGCATATTCGTTACCGGCAACCTGCGACAATTGTGTGCGGACATTCTCCACCAGCGCCGGCTGCTTGGCAGCGTCGGCGCGTTGAATCTGGTTCAACTGGATAACGAACGCGCCTTGGTCGTTAGGTATGGCAAGCGTCTTGACGCTCTTGGGCGCCATCGAGAACAGCAGTGCGATCTCGGCGGGCGGGCGTTGCTCTCCGCGCATGAGATCCGCTCTGCGGCCTGCGACCGGTTGA encodes:
- the glp gene encoding gephyrin-like molybdotransferase Glp; the encoded protein is MSLLPVEEAQARLLALTEMLPTEQTPLADCVGRWTTANVMALRDQPFADLSAMDGYAVAAGAGPWRVTQESAAGGPLPPPLVSGEAARIFTGAPVPPGADSILIQENATRVEDYVSQSAGDPLLPGLHVRRRGSDFTEGDMLLSPKSLLGPAQLGLAALGGHGALPVRRKPRVSIIATGNELVAPGAPIPLGKIPSSNTVMLSALLQTLACDVEDLGIVADNLDAMTAAFDRARHADVIVSTGGASVGDHDLVRPAFEAAGGTLDFWKIRMRPGKPLIAGKLGETAFLGLPGNPVSAYVTATLFVLPLIRHLLGNPQVLPFISSAPLANPLGSAGDRDEYLRARLTREGAVALTAQDSAATKALAQADCLIVRKAHSPAAMPGETVSIIPL
- a CDS encoding HU family DNA-binding protein, which codes for MNKQDLISAVADTSGLSRSDTVKAVEGVFEAITGALKRGDEVRLVGFGTFSVSNRKASTGRNPRTGETMSIKASTQPKFRAGKGLKDAVN
- a CDS encoding YbaB/EbfC family nucleoid-associated protein — protein: MKDLNEILGMASRVQEELAKAQETLDHIEVEGVSGGGVVKVRATAKGRIVGVNIDESLLAPSEKQMLEDLIAAALNDARKKADEASSVEMGKLTSGLPLPPGFKLPF
- the lon gene encoding endopeptidase La, producing the protein MTTTYPLLPLRDIVVFPQMIVPLFVGRDKSVVALEKAMESNKEIFLVSQLDPAEDDPDRDALYDTGVIATVLQLLKLPDGTVRVLVEGKQRAQLQELETLADHLAATVAPIEDVVADSPEAAALMRSVAEQFENYAKLNKKLPAETPVQLREIEDASRLADAVSANINLKVSDKQALLVEADPVKRLEMVFAFMEGELGVLQVEKKIRGRVKRQMEKTQREYYLNEQLKAIQRELGNGEGEDADELAELTQKIAKAKLSKEARAKATAELKKLKTMQPMSAEATVVRNYLDVLLGLPWGKRSKVKNDLRQAQEILDADHFALEKVKDRIVEYLAVQARTNKLKGPILCLVGPPGVGKTSLGRSIAKATGREFIRQSLGGVRDEAEIRGHRRTYIGSLPGKIVTNLKKAGTMNPLFLLDEIDKLGQDFRGDPASALLEVLDPEQNGKFQDHYLEIDVDLSEIMFVTTANSLNLPQALLDRMEIIRLEGYTEDEKVEIAQRHLVAKQVEAHGLKDGEFEVTEAAVRDLIRYYTREAGVRTLEREIARLARKALRKILEGEYSQVVITPENLADYAGVRKFRHGVSEEENQIGAVTGLAWTEVGGELLTIESVTVPGKGAIRTTGKLGDVMTESIQAAFSYVKARSPGYGIKPSIFTRKDIHIHLPEGAVPKDGPSAGVGMVTSIVSTLTGIAVHKDVAMTGEVTLRGRVLPIGGLKEKLLAALRGGIKTVLIPAENEKDLAEIPANIREGLEIIPVSHVDEVLARALIAPLEAINWTEEDDLAAQPAHPIGGEGEVAVRH
- the moaC gene encoding cyclic pyranopterin monophosphate synthase MoaC, with protein sequence MTGLTHLDEDGAARMVDVAAKSVTVREAVATGRIDMSAEAADAVAQGLVKKGDVLAVARVAGIMAAKKTSDLIPLCHPLPLSAVAIDFKLDATGVDVTATARTAAQTGVEMEALTAASVALLTIYDMAKALDKGMVIGGISLQSKTGGKSGDWPVPKVKIKK
- the lexA gene encoding transcriptional repressor LexA, translated to MLTSKQQELLTFIHNRLDEGGVSPSFEEMKDALDLRSKSGIHRLINALEERGFIRRLPNRARALEVLKLPEGLDKLRRAAAVVPLASPLKTPARAIMPSVPIAANDVIEIPLHGRIAAGVPIEAMEGQNMLSVPAALLGSGEHYALEVSGDSMVEAGILDGDFALIQRTEVARDGQIVVALIDDAEATLKYFRKDGPRVRLDPANSAYEPQIYDARQVRVQGKLAGLLRRYN
- a CDS encoding Glu/Leu/Phe/Val family dehydrogenase, whose translation is MGAAWDLPDFDDHEGVHLFRDKASGLTAVIAIHSTALGPGAGGTRFWHYQHRTEAITDALRLSRGMSYKNAMAGLPMGGAKGVILADAAKTKTPAMLEAFGRAVDSLGGRYVTAEDVGISEVDMTAIARGTKHVSGLPVGDGHAGGDPGPFTAYGIYLGVKAAVQQGLGKSDMKGIHVAIQGVGSVGGGLAHYLARDGARLTLADVNQDRARALANELGGEAVEADAIIGVRADVFSPNALGAILNEYSIPLLKAGIVAGGANNQLATPADAERLHGRGILYAPDYVINAGGIINVALEYLGQGDRDEVNGRIEQIPDRLRAIWADSAASNRPAADVADAMAQKLIGRA
- a CDS encoding DNA polymerase III subunit gamma/tau, whose amino-acid sequence is MTDSSQPYRVLARKYRPRNFNELIGQDAMVQTLGNAIKRGRLAHAFLMTGVRGVGKTSTARLIAKALNCIGPDGQGGPTIDPCGVCEPCVAIAEGRHIDVIEMDAASHTGVDDVREIIEAVRYSAVSARYKVYIIDEVHMLSKNAFNALLKTLEEPPAHVKFLFATTEVNKVPVTVLSRCQRFDLRRISAEKLAAHFTHVTQAEEVQAEPAALTLIAQAAEGSARDGLSILDQAIAHADISEGGLLVTAAQVRDMLGLSDRGSVRRLLGLVLEGQAAPMLAAVREQHDLGVEPLALMRGLLELVHAITVAKAGRGADDPAQSAEEREALADWASALSFSSLHRLWQLLLKGHDEVATAILPVEACEMALLRAVHAATLPDPSDLARLLQGGVPASTAPALPNGASPSTAATSSKPMPQSFAAIVDLLRADRSSGSASMAVTLHDEVGLVRFAPPELVIRPKRAQDAGFVQELSKRLSDITGQPWQVMVGDGPVEPTLWEQEKAAEDAARQAILSTPIVSAAMAAFPEAELLEPDDNPWSAHA